One stretch of Spiroplasma mirum ATCC 29335 DNA includes these proteins:
- a CDS encoding FtsX-like permease family protein, whose product MILIRHLFKNFWKSFTKNTLQVLGLFMMLIVIITIFCGLILSHNLAYSQLDKIGQGSYDTNVTFTISDKLKIKSRVNNLSYSLVNINYLDDKNNPNINQMEKANFSLKKINGYYQIILDSKTTHVGQWLASNSNNEYFQQQLKKSDTVAINFRNDILPNSDFILTDDEYNELISYTVTNGEWIPFVSVDAKTKDLSGYEIFNNQYKDFKTNQDSINELEIKLMNTVILGSVINKGFIYETLDVYDIFKAQYYYIQNIKTGYWSTPIMVKGNYQEFLNYIAPDGIAPIIINPSYARKNDLKIGDVINIYNNYYRILGFGTSLFVNQDVNNGNFVYNPYLWMRNQDFLKLKSYLPNITRLVENQWTIKGAFADNQLNPGFKDNKQGSWNNFANIYQDGNINLTGKPNNEINSMLLLIINKEEIIWSILMAISILLIVSSFIMISMIVNKLLLVNREIIGNLKAQGYSTMVITTLLLLCFFVLMLIISTIAMGTSWVFSFILNITYSGFLELTTYFSVPNWRIVLYDFVIPTVIVCGYAFIFIFLEVQKKPLVLMKPKVVKAPILKKGYLTKFLGFIKLNFKQKISLKFAYDAKWKLLLTIIATTLTGAMLFTGLTTIINFSQVNLNLRYNMNWKYAYQYDNSYHYDLKNKAPYDYLVYDSSQDVITSNVAGYNILDPSQKITTSELVLKKYQLNGKAVCGPFVDGSTDLKSLKYLWLNANSYGWYVNNCKGTSHYDQITSFINSSTYYYFIEELSRNNGILTLGYQPIIYGKQQQELFALNSYLSTNFALNYGYTENFLNSYRQANLKSPIDISIRSFYQNYIKPWNFSWIRGNATQFYQYENDNLLFVPRLENKTNMEWFFNEITSFDDRDSQKSLLYYALHPNQYTINRHVKETILLTNKIKSLIQNGDWFYAHTPGWKPSNFKVNVYPIIVNKGFQFLKGVNIGNVLTSNFNEKSVTFYIVMDEFNNGMKNMILINNYATKGLVQKDLNQLYSSLNQNETYRYIGFYERNNNYTVDPSNPKTYDTAPIYNGTQNLTNMFEKTVNLQILLFLIYLLILVASIVACIFQIFIITNIIVKDNLKVLNSFKALGYSNLWIFNRMFLVYLPIIIISWVISIPIGTYVIDMIRQQIIWNMLAYVSAAVNVGDYLISFFGLVAMFITAFVLNKGFMDRRYPMLKTMNWN is encoded by the coding sequence ATGATTTTGATTAGACACTTATTTAAAAATTTTTGAAAGAGTTTTACCAAAAATACTTTACAAGTATTAGGGTTATTTATGATGCTGATTGTTATTATCACAATTTTTTGTGGTTTAATTTTATCGCATAATTTAGCTTATAGCCAACTAGATAAAATTGGACAGGGATCATATGATACCAATGTAACTTTTACGATTAGTGATAAATTAAAAATTAAATCACGCGTAAACAACTTATCATACAGTTTAGTTAATATTAATTATTTGGATGATAAAAACAACCCTAATATTAATCAAATGGAGAAAGCTAATTTTAGTCTAAAAAAAATCAATGGTTATTACCAAATTATTTTAGATTCAAAAACAACCCATGTGGGACAATGGTTAGCATCAAATAGTAATAATGAATATTTTCAACAGCAATTAAAAAAGAGTGATACAGTAGCCATTAATTTTCGAAATGATATTTTACCAAATAGTGATTTTATCTTAACCGATGATGAATATAATGAATTAATTAGTTATACTGTAACGAATGGAGAGTGAATTCCCTTTGTTAGTGTTGATGCTAAAACAAAAGATTTATCAGGTTATGAAATTTTTAATAACCAGTATAAAGATTTTAAAACTAACCAGGATAGCATTAATGAGTTAGAGATAAAATTAATGAATACTGTTATTTTAGGTTCGGTCATTAATAAGGGTTTTATTTATGAAACCCTAGATGTTTATGATATTTTTAAAGCACAGTATTATTATATTCAAAATATTAAAACGGGTTATTGGTCAACCCCAATTATGGTTAAGGGGAATTATCAAGAATTTTTAAATTATATTGCGCCCGATGGAATTGCGCCTATTATTATTAATCCGAGTTATGCACGTAAAAATGATTTAAAAATTGGTGATGTTATTAATATTTATAATAATTATTATCGGATTTTAGGGTTTGGGACTAGTTTATTTGTAAACCAAGATGTAAACAATGGTAATTTTGTTTATAATCCCTACCTATGGATGCGAAACCAAGATTTTCTTAAATTAAAATCATATTTACCAAATATTACACGGTTAGTGGAAAACCAGTGAACAATTAAGGGTGCTTTTGCTGATAACCAGTTGAACCCTGGTTTTAAGGATAATAAGCAAGGAAGCTGGAATAACTTTGCTAATATTTATCAGGATGGGAATATTAATTTAACTGGTAAACCTAACAATGAAATAAATTCAATGTTACTATTAATTATTAATAAAGAAGAAATTATTTGATCAATTTTAATGGCGATTTCAATTCTGTTAATTGTTTCATCTTTTATTATGATTAGTATGATTGTTAATAAATTATTATTAGTTAATCGTGAAATTATTGGAAACTTAAAAGCCCAGGGCTATTCAACGATGGTTATTACAACACTTTTATTATTATGTTTCTTTGTTTTAATGCTCATTATTTCCACGATTGCGATGGGGACGAGTTGGGTCTTTTCCTTTATTCTTAATATTACATATAGTGGTTTTTTAGAACTAACAACTTACTTTTCAGTTCCAAACTGAAGAATTGTGCTATATGATTTTGTCATTCCAACAGTCATTGTTTGTGGTTATGCTTTTATCTTCATTTTCTTAGAAGTTCAGAAAAAACCACTGGTTTTAATGAAACCAAAAGTGGTGAAAGCACCAATTCTCAAAAAAGGTTATTTAACAAAGTTTTTAGGATTCATTAAGCTGAACTTTAAGCAAAAAATCAGTTTAAAATTTGCCTATGATGCTAAATGAAAATTATTATTAACAATTATCGCAACGACCTTAACGGGGGCAATGCTTTTTACTGGTTTAACAACAATTATTAACTTTTCGCAAGTTAATCTTAATTTGCGTTACAACATGAATTGAAAATATGCTTATCAGTATGATAATAGTTATCATTATGATTTAAAAAACAAAGCTCCCTATGATTATTTAGTTTATGATAGTTCCCAAGATGTTATTACTAGCAATGTTGCCGGTTATAACATCCTAGACCCCTCGCAAAAAATAACTACTTCTGAATTAGTCTTAAAAAAATATCAACTCAATGGGAAGGCTGTTTGTGGGCCATTTGTTGACGGTAGTACGGATTTAAAAAGTTTAAAATATTTATGGTTAAATGCTAATAGTTATGGATGATATGTTAATAATTGTAAAGGAACAAGCCATTATGACCAAATTACCTCTTTTATTAATTCGAGTACCTATTATTATTTTATTGAAGAATTAAGCCGTAATAATGGAATTCTTACTTTGGGTTATCAACCAATTATTTATGGTAAGCAACAACAAGAATTATTTGCCCTAAATAGTTATTTATCAACTAATTTTGCTTTAAATTATGGTTATACCGAAAACTTCTTAAATAGTTATCGCCAAGCTAATTTAAAATCACCAATTGATATTTCAATCCGTAGTTTTTATCAAAATTATATTAAACCATGAAACTTTAGTTGGATTAGGGGTAATGCGACCCAATTTTATCAATATGAAAATGATAATTTATTGTTTGTCCCTCGCTTAGAAAACAAAACTAATATGGAATGGTTCTTTAATGAGATTACTAGTTTTGATGATCGTGATTCTCAGAAAAGTTTATTATACTATGCACTTCATCCTAACCAGTATACAATCAATAGACATGTTAAAGAAACAATTTTATTAACTAATAAAATTAAATCATTAATTCAGAATGGAGACTGGTTTTATGCCCATACCCCGGGTTGAAAACCATCCAATTTTAAAGTGAATGTTTATCCAATTATTGTCAATAAAGGTTTCCAATTTTTAAAGGGAGTTAATATTGGTAATGTTTTGACAAGCAATTTTAACGAGAAATCAGTTACGTTCTATATTGTGATGGATGAATTTAACAACGGAATGAAAAATATGATTTTAATTAATAATTACGCCACAAAGGGATTGGTCCAAAAAGACTTAAACCAACTTTATTCATCCCTTAATCAAAATGAAACTTACCGCTATATTGGTTTTTATGAGCGGAATAATAATTATACCGTTGATCCTTCTAATCCAAAAACATATGATACGGCTCCTATTTATAATGGGACGCAAAATTTAACTAATATGTTTGAAAAGACAGTTAATTTACAAATTCTTTTATTCTTAATTTATTTGTTAATTTTAGTAGCATCTATTGTAGCATGTATTTTCCAAATCTTTATTATTACTAATATTATTGTAAAAGATAACTTAAAAGTGTTGAACAGTTTTAAAGCATTAGGATATTCAAACTTATGAATTTTTAACCGGATGTTCTTGGTTTATTTACCAATTATTATTATTAGTTGAGTTATTTCAATTCCAATTGGGACATATGTCATTGACATGATTCGCCAGCAAATTATCTGAAATATGCTCGCATATGTTTCTGCAGCTGTTAATGTTGGGGACTACTTAATTAGTTTCTTTGGCTTAGTAGCAATGTTTATCACCGCATTTGTTTTAAATAAAGGTTTTATGGATCGACGATATCCAATGTTAAAAACAATGAACTGAAATTAG
- a CDS encoding Cof-type HAD-IIB family hydrolase, translated as MKRAIFTDLDGTLLQDNHKFSKITKKTVKQIQDKGIPFVVTTGRLASDAIRQAKKLKVHKYNGYVLANNGSAAYSFATNSFLWMMIFTDEEIKKLFKFTYNKYKVHFFSNNGTYVYEKGKNSFYWSKIMKTSYKIIDAPDQITEGITHASVITHEPLSDSSAAQLVDELKTLLPLLDVTQYNNRVFEISAKGISKGSALRFLSHYLGVPIENTFSFGDSYNDIELIKQAGTGVAVNNAIDEIKALAKEISLSNKENGPALYLRDKILKNEI; from the coding sequence ATGAAACGTGCCATTTTTACTGACTTGGATGGGACTTTATTACAAGACAATCATAAGTTTAGCAAGATTACTAAGAAAACAGTTAAACAAATCCAGGACAAAGGAATTCCCTTTGTAGTTACAACGGGGCGTCTTGCGAGTGATGCCATTCGCCAAGCAAAAAAACTAAAAGTTCATAAATATAATGGGTATGTCCTAGCAAATAATGGCTCTGCCGCTTATTCGTTTGCTACTAACTCATTTTTATGAATGATGATTTTTACAGATGAAGAAATTAAAAAATTATTTAAATTTACTTACAATAAATATAAAGTTCATTTTTTTAGTAACAACGGAACTTATGTTTATGAAAAGGGCAAAAATTCATTTTACTGATCAAAGATTATGAAAACAAGCTATAAAATTATTGATGCTCCTGACCAGATTACAGAAGGCATTACTCATGCTAGTGTTATCACCCATGAACCATTAAGTGACAGTTCTGCGGCGCAACTAGTAGATGAGTTAAAAACATTATTACCATTATTAGATGTCACCCAGTATAATAATCGTGTTTTTGAAATTTCAGCAAAAGGAATTTCAAAAGGAAGCGCATTAAGATTTTTATCACACTATTTAGGAGTTCCGATTGAAAATACCTTCTCATTTGGGGATTCATACAATGATATTGAGTTAATTAAACAAGCAGGAACCGGAGTGGCGGTTAATAATGCAATTGATGAAATTAAAGCTTTGGCCAAAGAAATTTCATTATCAAATAAAGAAAACGGGCCAGCACTATATTTAAGAGATAAAATTTTAAAAAATGAGATATAA
- the trxA gene encoding thioredoxin, whose amino-acid sequence MAIKHLENMQEFNNLINKNEKTIIDFYADWCGPCKMLAPIYEELAGEVSNVHFAKVDVDNLQDIAQEYGIASIPTLLIFQGGKEMNRHVGFATKDQIKELLK is encoded by the coding sequence ATGGCAATTAAGCATTTAGAAAATATGCAAGAATTTAATAATTTAATAAATAAAAATGAAAAAACTATTATTGACTTTTATGCTGATTGATGTGGCCCATGTAAAATGCTTGCGCCAATTTATGAAGAACTAGCTGGTGAAGTTTCTAATGTTCATTTTGCAAAAGTTGATGTTGATAATTTACAAGATATTGCTCAAGAATATGGTATCGCATCAATCCCAACATTATTAATTTTCCAAGGTGGAAAAGAAATGAATCGTCATGTTGGATTTGCAACCAAAGATCAAATTAAAGAATTATTAAAATAA
- a CDS encoding arginine deiminase, giving the protein MKDKYAINVYSEIGTLKSVMLHRPGDELSNLTPDLLEKLLFDDTPDLPIAQQEHDELAKVLRDNGVEVLYIEKMVAETIAQDKNLRTDLLDRFLKESGAKPEHIEPLRKYLDKLSDQDMVNKMIAGVTKYELGVENTDGYPLAMDPLPNLLFQRDPFASIGNGTTVHQMFTITRRRETIFADLVLHHHPRFKDKVNFWYDRNEEGSIEGGDVLVLNHKTLIIGASQRTSIDAIKKVAKRVIESPEISYEKVIVFDLKTKNRAFMHLDTVFTNIDYDKFIAHPLIFDNISEFKLYEISKDGMTEINKQLDEYLSDVVGKKIHIVKCGGENPIAQAREQWNDGTNVITIKPGEVIAYNRNHITIAELKKLGVKVHVIDSAELSRGRGGPRCMTMPIWREDI; this is encoded by the coding sequence ATGAAAGATAAGTATGCAATTAATGTCTATTCAGAAATTGGGACATTAAAAAGTGTTATGTTACACCGTCCCGGAGATGAATTATCAAATTTAACACCAGATTTATTAGAAAAATTGTTATTTGATGATACACCAGATTTGCCTATCGCACAACAAGAGCACGATGAACTAGCAAAAGTGTTGAGAGATAATGGTGTGGAAGTATTGTACATTGAAAAAATGGTTGCTGAAACAATTGCGCAAGATAAAAATTTAAGAACTGACTTGTTAGATAGGTTCCTAAAAGAATCAGGAGCAAAACCAGAACACATTGAACCATTAAGAAAATATTTAGATAAACTTTCAGACCAAGATATGGTAAATAAAATGATCGCAGGAGTAACAAAATATGAATTAGGTGTTGAAAATACTGATGGTTATCCATTAGCAATGGACCCATTACCAAACCTATTATTCCAAAGGGACCCATTTGCATCAATTGGAAACGGGACAACTGTGCACCAAATGTTTACTATAACAAGAAGACGTGAAACAATTTTTGCGGACTTAGTACTACATCACCACCCAAGATTTAAAGATAAAGTAAACTTCTGATACGATCGTAACGAAGAAGGAAGTATTGAAGGGGGAGATGTTTTAGTATTAAACCACAAAACATTAATTATTGGGGCTTCACAAAGAACAAGTATTGATGCAATTAAAAAAGTTGCTAAAAGAGTTATCGAAAGTCCTGAAATTTCTTATGAAAAAGTTATTGTTTTTGATTTAAAAACTAAAAACAGAGCATTTATGCACTTAGATACAGTCTTTACAAATATTGACTACGATAAATTTATTGCACACCCATTAATCTTTGATAACATTAGTGAATTTAAACTTTATGAAATTTCAAAAGACGGGATGACAGAAATTAACAAACAACTAGATGAATACTTATCAGATGTTGTTGGTAAAAAAATTCACATTGTAAAATGTGGAGGGGAAAATCCAATTGCCCAAGCCAGAGAACAATGAAACGATGGAACTAATGTGATTACAATTAAACCAGGGGAAGTTATTGCTTACAACCGTAACCACATTACAATCGCGGAATTAAAAAAATTAGGTGTTAAAGTACACGTAATTGACAGTGCTGAATTATCGAGAGGTCGTGGGGGACCACGTTGTATGACAATGCCAATTTGAAGAGAAGATATTTAA
- the argF gene encoding ornithine carbamoyltransferase translates to MAVNLKGRSFLTLLDFTPREINYLLDLSRMLKEAKYAGIEQQPLKGKNVVLLFQKDSTRTRCAFEVAASDLGMNAVYLGPSGSQMGKKESIEDTAKVLGRMFDGIEFRGYKQSDVEDLAKYSGVPVWNGLTDLYHPTQMLADVLTIQEVKGPNVKGIKFIYFGDSRFNMANSYMIISAKLGMHFTACAPKDLWPDAKLLKQCQDIAKENGGSITLTEDHKTAAKDADVIATDVWVSMGEDKSVWKQRIADLTPYQVNMEKIKQAKEDVIFLHCLPSFHDENTDTAQDIIKEFGGNGELEVTNEVFTSKYSKVFEEAENRLHTIKAIMLATLRG, encoded by the coding sequence ATGGCCGTAAATTTAAAAGGAAGAAGTTTTTTAACATTATTAGATTTCACACCAAGAGAAATCAACTATTTATTAGATTTATCAAGAATGCTAAAAGAAGCTAAATATGCAGGAATTGAACAACAACCTTTAAAAGGAAAAAATGTTGTGTTATTATTCCAAAAAGATTCAACAAGAACTCGTTGTGCTTTTGAAGTTGCCGCTTCTGATTTAGGAATGAACGCAGTGTACCTAGGACCTTCAGGAAGCCAAATGGGGAAAAAAGAATCAATTGAAGATACTGCAAAAGTTTTAGGAAGAATGTTTGACGGAATTGAATTTCGAGGTTACAAACAAAGTGATGTTGAAGATTTAGCAAAATATTCAGGAGTACCAGTGTGAAATGGGTTAACAGACTTATACCACCCAACGCAAATGTTAGCTGATGTTTTAACAATCCAAGAAGTTAAAGGGCCAAATGTTAAAGGAATTAAATTCATTTACTTTGGTGATTCAAGATTCAACATGGCAAACAGTTACATGATTATTAGTGCAAAATTAGGAATGCATTTTACTGCATGTGCTCCAAAAGATTTATGACCAGATGCAAAACTATTAAAACAATGTCAAGATATTGCGAAAGAAAATGGGGGATCAATTACTTTAACAGAAGATCACAAAACCGCAGCTAAAGACGCTGATGTTATTGCAACTGATGTTTGAGTATCAATGGGAGAAGATAAATCAGTTTGAAAACAAAGAATTGCTGATTTAACACCTTACCAAGTTAATATGGAAAAAATTAAACAAGCTAAAGAAGATGTGATCTTCTTACACTGTTTACCAAGTTTCCATGATGAAAATACTGATACTGCCCAAGATATTATTAAAGAATTTGGGGGAAATGGTGAATTAGAAGTAACTAACGAAGTATTTACCTCAAAATACTCAAAAGTATTTGAAGAAGCGGAAAATAGATTACACACTATTAAAGCAATAATGTTAGCAACTTTAAGAGGTTAA
- a CDS encoding YfcC family protein, whose product MPALKSGKRRKFKLPAAITILFFIIAIVIIVSWIPGTAKPYDPVTGQYGKAGVFELFLAPLEGFGGKLDTILFVLVLGGFLNVIIKSEALGAGIGRLIVRMKGKEIWIIPTLMFLFSIGGTTYGMGEETIALYPVLIPVMLAARFDVVTSVMTILLGAGVGCVGSFLNPFVIGVSFSRTDTATFGITNSAGIIWRIIAWLVLTAVTIAFVMWYAMRVRKNPEKSPMYTEREFYLKEFGMPDSIPEFTKKRKAIMIVFMLTFIVMIFSLVSWSSFGYNAATNANDWIKEHAPYIARFFSPFGDFSLLQVAVVFLISSIVIVAIDWKGEEEYVRTFIAGASDILSVCLVIATAAGIGWILNKTGMQINLVNVLASPMKKLVTTGFIIVGFFFFLIISIFIPSTSGFAAAVFPIIGPVAEGIQPGLWSGSITAFSFANGIINLVSPTSFILMAALSISKVSLDKYLKVVWPYLIGLTALAIVLLAIGSQLPIKPGGMWF is encoded by the coding sequence ATGCCTGCTCTTAAAAGTGGCAAACGAAGAAAATTTAAATTGCCTGCCGCAATTACCATCTTATTCTTCATTATTGCTATTGTAATTATTGTGTCATGAATTCCAGGGACAGCCAAACCGTATGATCCAGTAACTGGACAATATGGGAAGGCCGGGGTTTTTGAGCTATTCTTAGCACCCTTAGAAGGTTTTGGAGGTAAATTAGACACTATCTTATTTGTTCTTGTCTTAGGGGGATTCTTAAACGTTATTATTAAATCCGAAGCGTTAGGCGCTGGGATTGGTCGTTTAATTGTAAGAATGAAAGGGAAAGAAATTTGAATTATTCCTACTTTAATGTTCTTATTCTCAATTGGGGGAACAACTTACGGAATGGGAGAAGAAACAATTGCGTTATATCCTGTTTTAATTCCCGTAATGCTAGCTGCAAGATTTGATGTTGTAACATCAGTTATGACAATCTTATTAGGAGCTGGAGTAGGGTGTGTTGGTTCATTCTTAAACCCATTCGTAATTGGGGTTTCATTTAGTCGAACAGATACTGCAACTTTTGGAATTACTAACTCAGCTGGGATTATATGACGGATTATTGCTTGATTAGTACTAACGGCTGTAACAATTGCATTTGTAATGTGATATGCGATGCGGGTTAGAAAAAATCCTGAAAAATCACCAATGTATACTGAACGTGAATTTTACTTAAAAGAATTTGGGATGCCAGATAGTATTCCAGAATTCACTAAAAAACGTAAAGCAATTATGATTGTCTTTATGTTGACGTTTATCGTCATGATCTTTTCATTAGTATCATGAAGTTCATTTGGTTATAATGCAGCCACAAATGCTAATGATTGAATTAAAGAACATGCCCCTTATATTGCAAGATTCTTTAGTCCATTTGGGGACTTCTCGTTATTACAAGTAGCGGTTGTCTTCTTAATTTCTTCAATTGTTATTGTGGCAATTGACTGAAAAGGAGAAGAAGAATATGTTAGAACATTTATCGCGGGGGCAAGTGATATTTTATCAGTGTGTTTAGTTATTGCAACTGCTGCTGGAATTGGATGAATTTTGAACAAAACCGGAATGCAAATTAACTTAGTTAATGTGCTTGCTTCGCCAATGAAAAAATTAGTAACAACCGGGTTCATTATTGTTGGATTCTTCTTCTTCTTAATTATTTCAATTTTTATTCCGTCAACCTCGGGATTTGCCGCAGCAGTGTTCCCAATTATTGGGCCGGTAGCGGAAGGAATTCAACCAGGGTTATGGTCGGGTTCAATTACGGCGTTTTCGTTTGCAAACGGAATTATTAACCTAGTTAGCCCAACCAGCTTTATTTTAATGGCAGCATTAAGTATTAGTAAAGTCTCATTAGATAAATATCTAAAAGTAGTGTGACCATACTTAATCGGATTAACTGCTTTAGCAATTGTCTTGTTGGCAATTGGATCACAATTACCAATTAAACCTGGTGGAATGTGATTCTAA
- the arcC gene encoding carbamate kinase — MSRIVVALGGNALGNSRDEQHEIVKVTAKAMVDIIVDGKELVITHGNGPQVGIINNAFAQASKVNSKIPMMPFPECGAMSQAYIGYHLQNAILNELNKRNIKKNVVTIVTQVEVAANDKAFENPTKPIGSFYTEQEAKDLASKNGFTVKEDAGRGWRRVIASPQPVDIVEKDIIKDLIKQGHVVITVGGGGIPVVKGKDGYQGVDAVIDKDFASAKLAELVDADQLMILTAVPKVAINYGKPNQTTLDTLTISEAEKYIGENQFAPGSMLPKVQAAMKFAQLDAKKLAVIAELSLAKDALNGKSGTTIKLK, encoded by the coding sequence ATGTCAAGAATTGTTGTCGCTCTGGGAGGAAACGCCTTAGGAAATTCTCGTGATGAGCAACATGAAATAGTGAAAGTAACAGCCAAAGCAATGGTTGATATTATTGTCGATGGTAAAGAACTTGTGATTACCCATGGAAATGGTCCACAAGTGGGGATAATTAATAATGCTTTTGCGCAAGCATCAAAAGTAAATAGTAAAATCCCAATGATGCCGTTCCCTGAATGTGGGGCAATGTCACAAGCTTACATTGGTTATCATTTACAAAATGCGATTTTAAATGAGTTAAACAAGAGAAATATCAAAAAAAATGTGGTAACAATTGTGACTCAAGTGGAAGTTGCTGCTAACGATAAAGCGTTTGAAAACCCAACTAAACCAATTGGTTCATTTTATACTGAACAAGAAGCCAAGGATTTAGCAAGTAAAAACGGATTTACTGTTAAAGAAGATGCCGGACGGGGATGACGAAGAGTTATTGCTTCACCCCAACCAGTTGATATTGTGGAAAAAGACATTATTAAAGATCTAATTAAACAAGGCCATGTTGTAATTACAGTGGGTGGGGGAGGAATCCCTGTTGTGAAAGGTAAAGATGGTTATCAAGGTGTTGATGCTGTTATTGATAAAGACTTTGCCAGTGCGAAATTAGCCGAATTAGTGGATGCTGATCAATTAATGATCTTAACAGCAGTTCCAAAAGTGGCCATTAACTACGGAAAACCAAACCAAACAACATTAGATACTTTAACAATTTCAGAAGCCGAAAAATATATTGGTGAAAATCAATTTGCCCCAGGAAGTATGTTACCAAAAGTTCAAGCCGCAATGAAATTTGCTCAACTTGATGCCAAAAAATTAGCGGTAATTGCTGAACTTTCATTAGCAAAAGATGCTTTAAATGGTAAATCAGGAACAACAATTAAATTAAAATAA
- a CDS encoding nitroreductase family protein, with protein MIIEAGILAPTSNGLEPVKIVFLKDKTLKAKAAEQYFMGPNINWMKEASIAALILFAHGDYLASREFLTSRLGIIFQGDALKQRVEGMSKYVKGQKKYGYL; from the coding sequence ATGATTATTGAAGCGGGAATATTAGCGCCAACTTCAAATGGTTTAGAACCCGTAAAAATTGTTTTCTTAAAAGATAAAACATTAAAAGCAAAAGCTGCCGAACAATATTTTATGGGACCAAATATTAATTGGATGAAAGAAGCATCAATTGCGGCACTAATCTTATTTGCCCATGGTGATTATTTAGCATCTCGAGAATTTTTAACTAGTCGCTTAGGAATAATTTTTCAAGGTGATGCTTTAAAACAACGCGTTGAGGGCATGAGTAAATATGTTAAAGGGCAAAAAAAATATGGATATTTATAG